One segment of Hemicordylus capensis ecotype Gifberg chromosome 8, rHemCap1.1.pri, whole genome shotgun sequence DNA contains the following:
- the THYN1 gene encoding thymocyte nuclear protein 1 yields the protein MPSRGKKRHRAALAATKEPDLKVTKSETKKEEEAPVSSTVKMKGLASRNARKNTEGEVTAEQQGSKPTYSHWLMKSEPESRFEKGVDVKFGIEDLKSQPNQTACWDGVRNYQARNFLREMKVGQEAFFYHSNCKEPGIAGIIKIVKEAYPDHTQFDNKDPHYDASSTKEKPKWSMVDVQFVRMTKRFIPLAELKVHHQMHRNSGGPLKDVALFTRQRLSVQPLTDEAFAFVLSLEEEKQH from the exons ATGCCTTCACGAGGCAAGAAGAGACACAGAGCAGCCTTGGCAG CTACAAAAGAACCAGATTTGAAGGTGACCAAATCTGAGaccaagaaggaggaagaggcacCCGTGTCATCAACAGTCAAGATGAAGGGCCTTGCATCAAGAAATGCCAGGAAAAACACCGAAGGAGAAGTCACTGCTGAGCAGCAAGGAAGCAAGCCAACCTACAGTCACTGGCTTATGAAGTCTGAACCGGAGAGCAGGTTCGAGAAGGGAGTGGACGTGAAA TTTGGCATTGAAGATTTGAAATCTCAACCCAATCAGACAGCTTGCTGGGATGGAGTCCGCAATTATCAG GCACGGAATTTTCTGCGGGAGATGAAAGTTGGGCAAGAGGCCTTCTTCTACCATAGCAACTGCAAGGAACCTGGGATTGCTGGCATCATCAAG ATAGTTAAAGAGGCCTACCCAGACCACACCCAGTTTGACAACAAGGATCCTCATTATGATGCTTCCAGTACCAAAGAGAAACCCAAATGGTCCATG GTCGACGTCCAGTTTGTACGCATGACCAAGCGCTTCATCCCGTTGGCTGAACTGAAGGTCCACCACCAGATGCACAGAAACTCAGGAGGGCCCCTGAAAGACGTGGCCCTCTTCACCAGACAGAGGCTTTCTGTCCAGCCCCTGACGGATG AGGCATTTGCATTCGTTTTGAGtctggaagaggaaaagcagcactAG
- the ACAD8 gene encoding isobutyryl-CoA dehydrogenase, mitochondrial isoform X1: protein MAWRSCCKLGAQLGRSPGRRQAWGQRGIASCIDPAMGLTEEQKEFQKVAFDFAAKEMTPHMAEWDEKEIFPMETLRKAAQLGFGGIYVRPDVGGSGLSRLDTSIIFEALSTGCVSTTAYISIHNMCAWMIDIFGNQEQRHKFCPSLCSMEKLASYCLTEPGSGSDAAALLTSAQRKGDTYVLNGSKAFISGGGDTDVYVVMCRTGGPGPKGISCLVLEKGAPGLSFGKKERKVGWNSQPTRAVILEDCAVPVANRLGEEGQGFNIAMKGLNGGRINIASCSLGAAHASVLLARDYLNVRKQFGKLLASNQYLQFQLAEMATRLVAARLMVRTAAQALQEGREDAVALCSMAKLFATDECFAICNQALQMHGGYGYLKDYAVQQFVRDIRVHQILEGTNEVMKMIIARSLLQA, encoded by the exons ATggcgtggagaagctgctgcaagctGGGGGCCCAGCtgggaaggagccctgggcggaGGCAGGCATGGGGGCAGAGGGGGATTGCCTCCTGCATCGACC CTGCTATGGGCCTGACCGAGGAACAGAAAGAATTTCAGAAAGTGGCCTTTGACTTTGCCGCCAAAGAGATGACCCCTCATATGGCAGAGTGGGATGAAAAG GAAATTTTCCCCATGGAGACGCTGCGGAAAGCCGCCCAGTTGGGATTTGGGGGGATCTACGTGAGGCCAGATGTTGGTGGCTCTGGATTATCTCGGCTGGATACCTCCATCATCTTTGAGGCTTTGTCGACGGGATGTGTCAGTACCACTGCCTATATCAGCATCCACAA CATGTGTGCTTGGATGATTGACATCTTTGGGAATCAGGAACAGAGGCACAAGTTCTGCCCCTCGCTGTGCTCCATGGAAAAGTTAGCCTCTTACTGTTTGACGGAGCCAG GAAGTGGAAGTGATGCTGCTGCTTTGCTGACTTCGGCCCAAAGGAAAGGAGACACCTATGTCCTTAATGGCTCCAAG GCTTTCATCAGTGGTGGGGGCGACACGGATGTGTACGTGGTCATGTGCCGTACCGGAGGGCCAGGTCCCAAAGGCATCTCCTGCCTGGTGTTGGAGAAAGGAGCTCCTGGCCTGAGTTTTGGCAAGAAGGAGAGGAAG GTGGGCTGGAACTCTCAGCCTACGCGGGCTGTCATCCTTGAGGACTGCGCCGTGCCGGTAGCCAACCGTCTGGGAGAGGAAGGTCAGGGCTTCAACATCGCCATGAAAGGCCTGAACGGAGGGAGAATTAACATTG cGTCTTGCTCCCTGGGTGCCGCCCACGCTTCGGTCCTCTTGGCTCGAGACTACCTCAACGTCCGCAAACAGTTTGGGAAGCTCCTCGCTAGCAACCAG tacctccagttccaGCTGGCTGAGATGGCGACGCGTCTGGTGGCGGCACGGCTCATGGTGCGGACTGCGGCTCAGGCCCTGCAGGAGGGGCGCGAAGATGCCGTCGCTCTGTGCTCCATGGCCAAGCTCTTTGCCACAGATGAGTGCTTTGCG ATCTGCAACCAAGCCCTGCAGATGCATGGAGGCTACGGCTACCTGAAGGACTACGCTGTGCAGCAGTTTGTGAGAGATATCCGGGTGCACCAGATCTTGGAAG
- the ACAD8 gene encoding isobutyryl-CoA dehydrogenase, mitochondrial isoform X2, which translates to MGLTEEQKEFQKVAFDFAAKEMTPHMAEWDEKEIFPMETLRKAAQLGFGGIYVRPDVGGSGLSRLDTSIIFEALSTGCVSTTAYISIHNMCAWMIDIFGNQEQRHKFCPSLCSMEKLASYCLTEPGSGSDAAALLTSAQRKGDTYVLNGSKAFISGGGDTDVYVVMCRTGGPGPKGISCLVLEKGAPGLSFGKKERKVGWNSQPTRAVILEDCAVPVANRLGEEGQGFNIAMKGLNGGRINIASCSLGAAHASVLLARDYLNVRKQFGKLLASNQYLQFQLAEMATRLVAARLMVRTAAQALQEGREDAVALCSMAKLFATDECFAICNQALQMHGGYGYLKDYAVQQFVRDIRVHQILEGTNEVMKMIIARSLLQA; encoded by the exons ATGGGCCTGACCGAGGAACAGAAAGAATTTCAGAAAGTGGCCTTTGACTTTGCCGCCAAAGAGATGACCCCTCATATGGCAGAGTGGGATGAAAAG GAAATTTTCCCCATGGAGACGCTGCGGAAAGCCGCCCAGTTGGGATTTGGGGGGATCTACGTGAGGCCAGATGTTGGTGGCTCTGGATTATCTCGGCTGGATACCTCCATCATCTTTGAGGCTTTGTCGACGGGATGTGTCAGTACCACTGCCTATATCAGCATCCACAA CATGTGTGCTTGGATGATTGACATCTTTGGGAATCAGGAACAGAGGCACAAGTTCTGCCCCTCGCTGTGCTCCATGGAAAAGTTAGCCTCTTACTGTTTGACGGAGCCAG GAAGTGGAAGTGATGCTGCTGCTTTGCTGACTTCGGCCCAAAGGAAAGGAGACACCTATGTCCTTAATGGCTCCAAG GCTTTCATCAGTGGTGGGGGCGACACGGATGTGTACGTGGTCATGTGCCGTACCGGAGGGCCAGGTCCCAAAGGCATCTCCTGCCTGGTGTTGGAGAAAGGAGCTCCTGGCCTGAGTTTTGGCAAGAAGGAGAGGAAG GTGGGCTGGAACTCTCAGCCTACGCGGGCTGTCATCCTTGAGGACTGCGCCGTGCCGGTAGCCAACCGTCTGGGAGAGGAAGGTCAGGGCTTCAACATCGCCATGAAAGGCCTGAACGGAGGGAGAATTAACATTG cGTCTTGCTCCCTGGGTGCCGCCCACGCTTCGGTCCTCTTGGCTCGAGACTACCTCAACGTCCGCAAACAGTTTGGGAAGCTCCTCGCTAGCAACCAG tacctccagttccaGCTGGCTGAGATGGCGACGCGTCTGGTGGCGGCACGGCTCATGGTGCGGACTGCGGCTCAGGCCCTGCAGGAGGGGCGCGAAGATGCCGTCGCTCTGTGCTCCATGGCCAAGCTCTTTGCCACAGATGAGTGCTTTGCG ATCTGCAACCAAGCCCTGCAGATGCATGGAGGCTACGGCTACCTGAAGGACTACGCTGTGCAGCAGTTTGTGAGAGATATCCGGGTGCACCAGATCTTGGAAG
- the ACAD8 gene encoding isobutyryl-CoA dehydrogenase, mitochondrial isoform X3 — translation METLRKAAQLGFGGIYVRPDVGGSGLSRLDTSIIFEALSTGCVSTTAYISIHNMCAWMIDIFGNQEQRHKFCPSLCSMEKLASYCLTEPGSGSDAAALLTSAQRKGDTYVLNGSKAFISGGGDTDVYVVMCRTGGPGPKGISCLVLEKGAPGLSFGKKERKVGWNSQPTRAVILEDCAVPVANRLGEEGQGFNIAMKGLNGGRINIASCSLGAAHASVLLARDYLNVRKQFGKLLASNQYLQFQLAEMATRLVAARLMVRTAAQALQEGREDAVALCSMAKLFATDECFAICNQALQMHGGYGYLKDYAVQQFVRDIRVHQILEGTNEVMKMIIARSLLQA, via the exons ATGGAGACGCTGCGGAAAGCCGCCCAGTTGGGATTTGGGGGGATCTACGTGAGGCCAGATGTTGGTGGCTCTGGATTATCTCGGCTGGATACCTCCATCATCTTTGAGGCTTTGTCGACGGGATGTGTCAGTACCACTGCCTATATCAGCATCCACAA CATGTGTGCTTGGATGATTGACATCTTTGGGAATCAGGAACAGAGGCACAAGTTCTGCCCCTCGCTGTGCTCCATGGAAAAGTTAGCCTCTTACTGTTTGACGGAGCCAG GAAGTGGAAGTGATGCTGCTGCTTTGCTGACTTCGGCCCAAAGGAAAGGAGACACCTATGTCCTTAATGGCTCCAAG GCTTTCATCAGTGGTGGGGGCGACACGGATGTGTACGTGGTCATGTGCCGTACCGGAGGGCCAGGTCCCAAAGGCATCTCCTGCCTGGTGTTGGAGAAAGGAGCTCCTGGCCTGAGTTTTGGCAAGAAGGAGAGGAAG GTGGGCTGGAACTCTCAGCCTACGCGGGCTGTCATCCTTGAGGACTGCGCCGTGCCGGTAGCCAACCGTCTGGGAGAGGAAGGTCAGGGCTTCAACATCGCCATGAAAGGCCTGAACGGAGGGAGAATTAACATTG cGTCTTGCTCCCTGGGTGCCGCCCACGCTTCGGTCCTCTTGGCTCGAGACTACCTCAACGTCCGCAAACAGTTTGGGAAGCTCCTCGCTAGCAACCAG tacctccagttccaGCTGGCTGAGATGGCGACGCGTCTGGTGGCGGCACGGCTCATGGTGCGGACTGCGGCTCAGGCCCTGCAGGAGGGGCGCGAAGATGCCGTCGCTCTGTGCTCCATGGCCAAGCTCTTTGCCACAGATGAGTGCTTTGCG ATCTGCAACCAAGCCCTGCAGATGCATGGAGGCTACGGCTACCTGAAGGACTACGCTGTGCAGCAGTTTGTGAGAGATATCCGGGTGCACCAGATCTTGGAAG